In Salvelinus namaycush isolate Seneca chromosome 37, SaNama_1.0, whole genome shotgun sequence, the following are encoded in one genomic region:
- the rims2a gene encoding regulating synaptic membrane exocytosis protein 4 isoform X20, protein MGRQGHDATAAAGAPGSGMRMQRSQSKMSLSASFEALANYFPCMNSFDEEDGEAGGKKLRSTVQRSTETGLAVEMRSRMTRQASRESTDGSMNSYSSEGNLIFPGVRLSSDAQFSDFLDGLGPAQLVGRQTLATPPMGDIQIGIVDKKGALEVEVIRARGLVGKPGSKALPAPYVKVYLLENGACIAKKKTKVARKTLDPLYQQQLPFEEAPGGKVLQIIVWGDYGRMDHKSFMGAVQILLDELDLSNMVIGWFKLFPPSSLVDPTLAPLTRRASQTSLDSRS, encoded by the exons ATGGGTAGGCAGGGGCATGATGCCACTGCAGCGGCTGGCGCCCCGGGGTCCGGGATGCGCATGCAGCGTTCCCAGAGCAAGATGAGCCTGTCTGCGTCGTTCGAGGCGCTGGCCAACTACTTCCCCTGCATGAACTCTTTCGACGAGGAGGACGGAG AAGCCGGTGGGAAGAAGCTTCGTAGCACCGTGCAGAGGAGCACAGAGACGGGCTTGGCCGTAGAGATGAGGAGCAGGATGACTCGGCAGGCCAGCAGAGAGTCCACCGACGGCAGCATGAACAGCTACAGCTCAGAGGGAAA CCTGATCTTCCCTGGTGTTAGGCTGTCCTCCGACGCCCAGTTCTCTGACTTCCTGGATGGACTAGGCCCAGCCCAGCTGGTTGGACGACAGACGCTAGCTACACCACCCATGG GTGACATCCAGATTGGAATCGTGGACAAGAAAGGAGCGCTGGAGGTGGAAGTGATCCGAGCCCGTGGCCTTGTGGGAAAACCAGGTTCCAAGGCACTGCCAG cACCATATGTAAAAGTGTATCTTTTGGAAAACGGAGCCTGCATAgccaaaaagaaaacaaaagtaGCAAGAAAAACCTTGGATCCCCTTTACCAGCAGCAACTGCCGTTCGAAGAGGCTCCTGGAGGGAAAGTTCTACAG ATCATCGTATGGGGAGACTACGGACGCATGGACCATAAATCCTTTATGGGAGCAGTTCAGATACTTTTAGATGAGCTGGACCTGTCTAACATGGTGATTGGCTGGTTCAAGCTCTTTCCTCCTTCCTCATTGGTGGACCCTACCCTTGCCCCCTTGACAAGAAGAGCTTCCCAAACGTCATTGGATAGCCGGTCATAG
- the rims2a gene encoding regulating synaptic membrane exocytosis protein 4 isoform X21: MGRQGHDATAAAGAPGSGMRMQRSQSKMSLSASFEALANYFPCMNSFDEEDGAGGKKLRSTVQRSTETGLAVEMRSRMTRQASRESTDGSMNSYSSEGNLIFPGVRLSSDAQFSDFLDGLGPAQLVGRQTLATPPMGDIQIGIVDKKGALEVEVIRARGLVGKPGSKALPAPYVKVYLLENGACIAKKKTKVARKTLDPLYQQQLPFEEAPGGKVLQIIVWGDYGRMDHKSFMGAVQILLDELDLSNMVIGWFKLFPPSSLVDPTLAPLTRRASQTSLDSRS; this comes from the exons ATGGGTAGGCAGGGGCATGATGCCACTGCAGCGGCTGGCGCCCCGGGGTCCGGGATGCGCATGCAGCGTTCCCAGAGCAAGATGAGCCTGTCTGCGTCGTTCGAGGCGCTGGCCAACTACTTCCCCTGCATGAACTCTTTCGACGAGGAGGACGGAG CCGGTGGGAAGAAGCTTCGTAGCACCGTGCAGAGGAGCACAGAGACGGGCTTGGCCGTAGAGATGAGGAGCAGGATGACTCGGCAGGCCAGCAGAGAGTCCACCGACGGCAGCATGAACAGCTACAGCTCAGAGGGAAA CCTGATCTTCCCTGGTGTTAGGCTGTCCTCCGACGCCCAGTTCTCTGACTTCCTGGATGGACTAGGCCCAGCCCAGCTGGTTGGACGACAGACGCTAGCTACACCACCCATGG GTGACATCCAGATTGGAATCGTGGACAAGAAAGGAGCGCTGGAGGTGGAAGTGATCCGAGCCCGTGGCCTTGTGGGAAAACCAGGTTCCAAGGCACTGCCAG cACCATATGTAAAAGTGTATCTTTTGGAAAACGGAGCCTGCATAgccaaaaagaaaacaaaagtaGCAAGAAAAACCTTGGATCCCCTTTACCAGCAGCAACTGCCGTTCGAAGAGGCTCCTGGAGGGAAAGTTCTACAG ATCATCGTATGGGGAGACTACGGACGCATGGACCATAAATCCTTTATGGGAGCAGTTCAGATACTTTTAGATGAGCTGGACCTGTCTAACATGGTGATTGGCTGGTTCAAGCTCTTTCCTCCTTCCTCATTGGTGGACCCTACCCTTGCCCCCTTGACAAGAAGAGCTTCCCAAACGTCATTGGATAGCCGGTCATAG